One part of the Andrena cerasifolii isolate SP2316 chromosome 4, iyAndCera1_principal, whole genome shotgun sequence genome encodes these proteins:
- the Enoph gene encoding enolase-phosphatase E1, which produces MAGEKRSQDQEEALLSETVILVDIEGTTTSISFVKDTLFPYVRENLKKYVEAKWEDEEFKKDFEKLKEQAKKDEEDKVNGFVSITGANKEEQKETLMKNILWQMDGDRKTGALKQLQGHMWREAYNSGAVKAHVYEDVPKALESWTNDGRKVYVYSSGSVEAQKLLFGHSVHGDLLKYFNGYFDIEVGAKQESNSYKNILSKIGAEPSNVLFLTDTVKEAAAAKGAGLSAVVVLREGNAALTDEERESFTTIKSFLDLTFQTSTKRQKLDTTETQENTKKDAPDVSEPMDTSEDVEMSDASEKKVEKPDVKEAAPVEKKECIKDQSLKEALASDTKAEEPMVTDAKDSPIAEKVMKTEATEKLESQPPEVSAKSDACESVPATSDKPESTSAPSKNDADKPADSEKAEKPADVKEKTAEPAAAEATPTVNDPLDAGTCEPKSKSEEISTAEKKTEEPTNNAKETKSEDTKVSDAKPVEEVSKEKKSSNSVEEKAEECAAAKVEKEAKEEPADKPVTKPSTTEAQKSEKEESPAKSTQQSAKTEEKPAENGDVSLSSVEKVTAPTISEPEATSSKIDKNVEVKSATEAVTEKKLETELESTNEKSPKAKETEEATTTPDADKDEASTEASKQESTEKPAKEETVVGEVKETNTVDSEKKKLNGTTQNGDTDAPVSDDKLHRNGLNEGSSNENVNSSTSESTSAQNGEPESSSEANAESIKVKKVVDSTVADGAGEPDVVPPVVVAATS; this is translated from the exons GCAAAGAAAGATGAAGAAGATAAAGTTAATGGTTTTGTATCGATTACTGGTGCCAATAAGGAAGAACAGAAAGAGACacttatgaaaaatatattatgGCAAATGGATGGCGATCGTAAAACTGGCGCACTGAAACAATTGCAAGGACATATGTGGCGCGAAGCTTATAATTCTGGAGCAGTTAAAGCACA TGTTTACGAAGACGTGCCAAAAGCACTAGAATCATGGACAAACGATGGTAGAAAAGTCTATGTTTATTCAAGTGGTAGTGTCGAAGCACAAAAGCTATTATTCGGACATTCTGTGCACGGTGATTTACTTAAG TATTTCAATGGCTATTTTGATATCGAAGTAGGTGCTAAACAAGAAtcaaatagttataaaaatatattaagtaaaattGGAGCGGAACCATCGAATGTACTTTTCCTCACTGATACCGTTAAAG AAGCTGCAGCTGCTAAAGGGGCAGGTTTATCCGCGGTGGTAGTACTCCGGGAGGGCAATGCCGCTCTTACGGACGAGGAAAGAGAATCTTTTACAACCATTAAGTCATTCCTAGACTTAACATTTCAAACGTCTACGAAGCGGCAGAAGTTAGATACAACGGAGACGCAAGAGAATACAAAGAAGGATGCACCTGATGTTAGTGAACCGATGGACACTTCCGAAGATGTCGAAATGTCCGATGCCAGTGAGAAAAAGGTTGAGAAGCCAGACGTAAAGGAGGCTGCTCCGGTGGAAAAGAAAGAATGCATAAAGGATCAGTCACTGAAAGAAGCACTAGCCTCAGATACGAAAGCAGAAGAACCTATGGTTACCGATGCGAAGGATTCGCCAATCGCTGAGAAGGTAATGAAAACCGAGGCTACAGAAAAGCTAGAGAGTCAGCCGCCCGAGGTGAGTGCAAAATCAGACGCGTGCGAAAGTGTGCCTGCCACCAGCGACAAGCCTGAATCAACATCGGCACCTTCCAAGAATGACGCGGATAAGCCTGCGGATTCTGAGAAGGCAGAGAAACCCGCAGATGTTAAAGAGAAAACTGCCGAACCTGCAGCTGCAGAAGCGACTCCAACTGTCAATGACCCCTTGGATGCTGGGACATGCGAGCCTAAATCAAAGTCTGAAGAGATTTCTACTGCGGAGAAAAAGACTGAGGAGCCCACGAATAACGCTAAAGAAACGAAGTCAGAGGATACTAAAGTGTCAGATGCGAAACCCGTTGAAGAAGTATCGAAAGAGAAGAAGAGTAGTAATAGCGTAGAAGAGAAAGCCGAGGAATGCGCCGCCGCTAAAGTCGAGAAAGAAGCGAAAGAGGAGCCCGCTGATAAGCCCGTAACTAAACCTAGCACAACGGAGGCTCAGAAATCAGAGAAAGAGGAGTCCCCGGCAAAGTCTACGCAACAGTCCGCGAAAACGGAGGAGAAGCCCGCAGAGAATGGGGACGTCTCATTATCAAGTGTAGAAAAGGTAACTGCGCCGACGATATCAGAGCCAGAAGCTACTAGCAGCAAAATAGACAAGAATGTTGAAGTAAAAAGTGCAACGGAGGCAGTTACGGAGAAGAAGTTAGAGACGGAATTGGAATCTACCAATGAAAAGTCCCCTAAAGCGAAGGAAACGGAGGAGGCAACTACCACGCCTGACGCCGATAAGGACGAAGCCAGCACAGAAGCGTCAAAGCAGGAATCAACAGAGAAACCGGCGAAAGAAGAAACGGTAGTGGGCGAAGTGAAAGAAACAAACACAGTGGATTCTGAGAAGAAGAAGCTGAATGGTACGACACAGAACGGGGACACGGACGCGCCAGTGTCGGATGATAAATTGCACAGAAACGGACTGAATGAGGGGTCATCGAATGAGAACGTTAATTCGTCAACAAGCGAAAGCACATCTGCGCAGAACGGTGAACCAGAGAGTTCCTCGGAGGCTAACGCGGAATCCATAAAAGTCAAAAAGGTCGTTGATTCTACAGTAGCCGACGGTGCTGGCGAACCCGACGTTGTTCCCCCTGTAGTTGTAGCTGCGACGTCTTAA